A window of the Hordeum vulgare subsp. vulgare chromosome 5H, MorexV3_pseudomolecules_assembly, whole genome shotgun sequence genome harbors these coding sequences:
- the LOC123395102 gene encoding B-cell receptor-associated protein 31-like produces MIPLLFLVLFAEGAVALLLMVKIGPLRELAMRGVEQVKTGKGPATVKTLACTLSVILMSSVAAIVRIQNRGHKIGNVSPMDQVLWRTHLLEASLIGYTLFLAFVIDRLHHYLQKLITLRKSANISREEVEKLQMENRSLREKEEKSASEMKKLQQDMAKLSEDMKKLKSESEDHQRKASDAEAHVNALQKQSEELLLEYDRLLEDNQILQSQLHYKG; encoded by the exons ATGATCCCGCTGCTGTTCCTGGTGCTGTTCGCGGAGGGGGCGGTGGCGCTGCTGCTCATGGTCAAGATCGGCCCGCTGCGGGAGCTGGCCATGCGCGGCGTGGAGCAGGTCAAGACCGGCAAGGGCCCCGCCACCGTCAAGACGCTCGCCTGCACGCTCTCCGTCATCCTCATGTCCAGCGTCGCCGCCATCGTCAGGATCCAGAACAGGGGACACAAGATCGGCAACGTCAGCCCCATGGACCAGGTGCTCTGGCGGACGCACCTCCTCGAGGCCTCACTCATCG GATACACACTATTCCTCGCGTTTGTCATTGACCGGTTGCACCACTACCTTCAGAAGCTCATCACCCTCAGGAAATCAGCCAACATCTCCAGGGAGGAGGTCGAGAAGCTACAAATGGAGAACCGGTCTTTgcgcgagaaggaggagaagtcggCCAGTGAGATGAAGAAGCTTCAGCAGGACATGGCAAAACTGAGCGAGGACATGAAGAAGCTGAAATCTGAGTCCGAAGATCACCAGAGGAAAGCGTCTGACGCGGAGGCCCATGTCAACGCCCTGCAGAAGCAGTCGGAGGAGCTGCTCCTCGAGTACGACCGGCTGCTGGAGGACAACCAGATCCTGCAGTCCCAGCTCCACTACAAAGGCTGA